A part of Microbacterium terregens genomic DNA contains:
- the rpmA gene encoding 50S ribosomal protein L27 — protein sequence MAHKKGASSTRNGRDSNAQRLGVKRFGGQKVLAGEIIVRQRGTHFHPGVNVGRGGDDTLFALEAGAVEFGAKGGRKVVNIVVPAA from the coding sequence ATGGCACACAAAAAGGGCGCAAGCTCCACCCGCAACGGTCGTGACTCCAACGCACAGCGCCTCGGCGTGAAGCGCTTCGGCGGCCAGAAGGTGCTCGCCGGCGAGATTATCGTCCGCCAGCGCGGCACGCACTTCCACCCCGGCGTCAACGTCGGACGCGGTGGAGACGACACGCTGTTCGCCCTCGAGGCCGGCGCGGTCGAGTTCGGCGCGAAGGGCGGCCGCAAGGTCGTCAACATCGTGGTTCCGGCGGCGTAA